The proteins below are encoded in one region of Metabacillus dongyingensis:
- a CDS encoding adenine deaminase C-terminal domain-containing protein, producing the protein MPKLHAQWKVRQIRHHIQAASGHKPPALVLKNGMYLNSYLKRWIKANIWISDDRIVYIGDKLPAGGQSEIADCEDRFIVPGYIEPHAHPFQLYNPHSFGKYVSQYGTTTLICDNLFLLFQSDKKKALTLIHELNQLPLQYYWWSRFDLQTEVPNEHEYLSLDFMKKWMENEYVIQGGELTGWPKLLSDDDLMLSWMVEMKMKGKRIEGHFPGASANTLNKMKLFGADCDHEAMTGDDVLERLMLGYTVSLRHSSIRPDLPQLLDGIREKEIRHYEHFFFTTDGATPHFYKNGMMDSMIKMAIERDIPAIDAYHMASFNPAKYYRMEDVTGVVASGRLANLNILESAENPSPVAVLSKGKWLRKDGLPTECFGDLNWQKAGFGKLKIEWSLSYDDLQFSMPLGLQMKNDVIMEPYSITIDNSFDELGSHHDECFLALIDKKGKWRISTMLKGFAASLGGLASSYSTTGDIILIGKSKHDMITAFNRMKELGGGIVLAEKGKVVHEIPLELCGGASAEEFSLVVQQEERFKHLLKERGYTQGDPVYSLFFLSSTHLPYIRITPVGIYDVLKKIILFPSIMR; encoded by the coding sequence ATGCCCAAGTTGCATGCACAATGGAAAGTCCGGCAGATCAGGCATCACATACAAGCGGCCTCAGGGCATAAGCCTCCAGCTCTTGTATTAAAAAATGGGATGTACTTGAATTCTTATCTGAAACGATGGATCAAAGCCAACATCTGGATTTCAGATGACCGGATTGTTTATATTGGAGATAAGCTTCCTGCCGGCGGGCAATCGGAAATCGCCGATTGCGAAGATCGTTTTATTGTACCGGGTTATATTGAACCTCATGCTCACCCATTTCAACTTTATAATCCCCATTCTTTTGGGAAGTATGTGTCACAGTACGGTACAACGACACTTATATGCGACAATTTATTTTTGCTTTTTCAGTCCGATAAAAAGAAAGCGCTTACTTTAATTCATGAATTAAATCAGCTTCCTTTGCAGTATTATTGGTGGAGCCGTTTTGATCTTCAGACTGAAGTTCCCAATGAACATGAATATTTATCTCTCGATTTTATGAAAAAATGGATGGAAAATGAATATGTTATTCAAGGCGGAGAATTAACAGGGTGGCCTAAGCTGCTTTCGGATGATGATTTGATGCTGTCCTGGATGGTTGAGATGAAAATGAAAGGAAAGCGGATCGAAGGACATTTTCCCGGAGCATCGGCAAACACTCTGAATAAAATGAAATTATTCGGGGCCGACTGCGATCACGAAGCGATGACAGGAGATGATGTTTTAGAGCGGTTAATGCTCGGCTATACTGTTTCACTCAGACATTCCTCGATCCGGCCTGATTTGCCGCAGCTGCTTGATGGCATCCGTGAAAAAGAGATTCGCCACTACGAACATTTCTTTTTCACTACCGACGGGGCAACGCCGCATTTTTATAAAAACGGAATGATGGATTCCATGATCAAAATGGCCATTGAGCGGGATATTCCGGCAATTGATGCTTATCATATGGCAAGCTTTAATCCTGCCAAATATTACCGCATGGAAGATGTAACAGGCGTTGTAGCTTCAGGGCGTTTGGCTAACCTGAATATTTTGGAATCAGCCGAAAATCCATCCCCTGTTGCTGTGCTTTCAAAGGGAAAGTGGCTGAGAAAAGACGGCTTGCCGACTGAATGCTTTGGAGATCTAAATTGGCAAAAAGCCGGGTTCGGAAAACTGAAGATCGAATGGTCCTTGTCCTATGATGACCTTCAGTTTTCAATGCCGCTAGGCCTTCAAATGAAGAATGATGTGATTATGGAACCGTACAGCATCACCATCGACAATTCATTTGACGAGCTGGGCAGCCATCATGATGAGTGCTTTCTTGCTTTGATTGATAAGAAAGGCAAATGGCGCATCAGCACAATGCTCAAGGGCTTTGCCGCATCGCTCGGCGGTCTGGCAAGTTCTTATTCAACAACAGGCGATATTATTTTGATTGGGAAAAGCAAGCATGATATGATCACAGCATTTAATAGGATGAAGGAGCTTGGAGGCGGAATTGTCCTTGCAGAAAAGGGGAAAGTTGTGCATGAAATACCCCTTGAACTTTGCGGCGGAGCATCAGCTGAAGAGTTTAGTTTAGTTGTTCAACAAGAGGAAAGATTTAAGCACCTGCTGAAAGAGAGAGGATATACACAAGGGGATCCGGTTTATTCCCTTTTTTTCCTATCATCCACCCATTTGCCGTATATAAGGATTACTCCAGTCGGCATCTATGATGTGCTTAAAAAAATAATACTCTTTCCATCGATAATGCGTTAA
- a CDS encoding EYxxD motif small membrane protein: MIMEYLTDMTFLLALLIGSIVALMFVYVKKKRV, translated from the coding sequence ATGATCATGGAATATTTAACCGATATGACATTCCTGCTTGCTTTGCTTATCGGCAGTATTGTTGCCTTAATGTTTGTCTATGTTAAGAAAAAACGTGTTTAG
- a CDS encoding YgaP family membrane protein, with protein sequence MKPNIGIINGLIRITIGLFLLSWASAKYSKKPWKDSLLLMMLLGAMKVGEGILRFCPMVYMYKECRKEDLEFEDKTYNPS encoded by the coding sequence GTGAAACCGAACATCGGCATTATAAACGGACTGATCCGAATTACAATTGGACTGTTTTTACTATCATGGGCTTCTGCAAAATATTCGAAAAAACCGTGGAAGGATTCTCTTCTGCTCATGATGCTGCTTGGTGCAATGAAAGTTGGAGAGGGCATTCTAAGATTCTGCCCGATGGTGTATATGTATAAGGAATGCAGGAAAGAGGATTTAGAGTTTGAGGATAAGACTTATAATCCGTCATGA